GCTGAATTGTAGTGTGCCCACCAGACAATTCTCATTTTGCTTGCTGCATGATTTTCTCACATAACTCATTTCTCAGCAAGCAATTTACTGAAGGAAGGACACATTTACGTAACTCTGTGATATCTTCTTTAACAAGCAATGCATTACAACACAAAAAATCCCAGAAGGCAGAGCATAGTTGATGTGTATGTGAACAATTTCACAATTGTTTCAAAAAGTATATTTTTTCAACATACAAATATTAAGCAACCACAAGAACATTATCTAGATTGTGGAATCCCCAAAGATAAGAAACATTTATACCTTAATCAACAGTCTTTCTTTTCCCTACTGCCTCCTTGTAACACGGAAACTAGTTCATCTCCTTTTCTCTTATCTGCCTCTGCTGGCAATATGTATGTAAATAAAAAAGACTGTATTCCTAATGCAATgacaaatgtattttatttttcatggcATTCCTAAAATGATGTGATGTGGAGAATTGGAGGAATGTGTGTCCTGCTGCGTCAGCCTATTGGAGGCAATAAGTGCCAGATGCCCTCCACCCCAGGAGTGCTAGTACTTACCTTACAAATAAAAtgccacaaacaaacacacctgaGTACTATTTTTTGGGGCTTATTGAAGTGATGTTTCTTTTGTGCTAGAATCTCAGTGGAGAGCCAGCCTAAATGCTGTGAAACCAACCGACTGCTTTCATTTCCCAAATGCACACTGAAGGTTTCCTGCAGGGAACTGAAGTCCTCTGATACATCACCCTGAGTCTGATTTGATTTCAGGAGCATGGACATGGCACAGATCATGTTCTGTGGATGCTGGAGACACAGTGCAAAAATATGTTGGGGGATTCTGAGGAGAACATATTCCACACTTTTTCTCTTAACTGTCAGGTGATTCCCGTATTTTATAATCAAATGCCTTTGATCAACAAACAAGTTGCATACAAAAGTGGACATTAATAGTCCAATCCAATGTGTTTGGTCTTTACAGTTATATTGCAAACATGTTCTGTTATGAACAAATGATTCTGACAAAATGtttgggttcagaaaaggtggCAAACCTCTAGCTGAGTAGCTGAGTCTAGACCCAAGCTGTCTAAGACTGCAGTGCAGTATGAATAACCGTCAACTGACATTTTTAAACATATTTTACAGACAAGCAAATAACCTCTGAGCACACAAAAACAAAGTCAAACATGCCATGAATGAGAGCCAACACCAAAGCCGCCACAGATGCAAAAGTCAACAGAGTAGGATAAACTAATTCCATGAGACTTACCTTGAGAAGTTGACAGAAAAACTTGCCAAGGCTGCAGCGGAGGGGAGTCCGTCGTCACCCCTCTGCAACCCGGACGACTCTCCGAACCGGTTCCCCCTGGCCCAGGTCTCCCCCACCAGAGGTAGGTTTGAGTACATGCCAAAAGGCTCTTGGTCTTGTAGGCCCACTGTGGAGGATGGGTTGGCTCTGTATAGGTACGAAGCTCCTTCCATAGGGGAAGACATGGAGCTTCCTCCATGGAGAGAGCTCATGCTGCTCTGCAGACACTGCGACTGGCAGAACCCTGTATTCTCCTGCTTCTCCTGTTTCACAACACCAGGAGTACGGATGTGAATGAAAGAGTCGTCAGGATCCTTCTCCTCCTTGATCATAACGCTGGAGAGCAGAGGTGCAGGCTGCTGCTGGTGATGGAGCTGGTGCTGTAGAaggtggtgctgctgctgctgctgatggtgGATGGGCTGGTGCTGCTGGTCCGTGCCGTTCACATTGTTGCAGTTTACTCCGTTACCCACCAGAGGCTTTGTTTCTTTTAGCAAGCCGCTGACAGGACCGCCTCCACCCCTGCTGTCATGGAGGATGTTATCCAAGTGTGCCACTTCTGAATCCAACTCAAAATCGCTAATTTCTGGCAGAGAATTAGGAAGGTCCAGGTCTTGCCACATTTCAGAATCCTCCATTAGGCAACTGCCTTTCTCATCTAAATCACACAGCCTTACACCCGTGTTACAGCTGTAATTTTTCAAGTCTTTATCCATAGAAAAATGTCCCTCCTGCTTGATGTGTTGGGGAAAAAGATCAGGCAGAGGGAGATTCCCCAGGATCGAGGAGACTGAGGTGCTGATGACAGAGGGGGCCGGACTGTTGTGATTGGAAATATTCTGTTTCAACAACGGCAGGTTGTCCTCAATGTTAAATACGCCGCTATCCTGGTGTTGTTTCTGCATTCTGGTGATCTTACCCTCCTTCATGTCTGAGCCCTCACATTGGATGTGATGCTGAAGAGAATCAAAGAGGCCTCCAAGTTGCCCTTGGTCTTTGGTTACACCATGTCCATTCGGGGCCACTGTGGGCTGGGGCATAGACCTGGGACCGAGCAGGTGCCCTGCAGACTGGAGCAGTAAACCAGCTCTGTCACCCGTTTCCCTGCCTACTCCGGATCCTGTCTCCCCAAATGTCAGGCTGTCGTCTTGATTACCGTTGCGCTTCAGTCTACCCTGATCCATTTCTTTATCCTGACAAGATAGTGAAAGAGTGCACAACAaacacagagtgagagagatgaGAGACTAGGTTAGTCTATATAAAAGTTGATGCAGATAAGATGATACATAACCCAGTAGCTATTTTTTCTGGATCTGTC
The sequence above is a segment of the Pseudochaenichthys georgianus unplaced genomic scaffold, fPseGeo1.2 scaffold_927_arrow_ctg1, whole genome shotgun sequence genome. Coding sequences within it:
- the LOC117444776 gene encoding glucocorticoid receptor-like, with protein sequence MDQGRLKRNGNQDDSLTFGETGSGVGRETGDRAGLLLQSAGHLLGPRSMPQPTVAPNGHGVTKDQGQLGGLFDSLQHHIQCEGSDMKEGKITRMQKQHQDSGVFNIEDNLPLLKQNISNHNSPAPSVISTSVSSILGNLPLPDLFPQHIKQEGHFSMDKDLKNYSCNTGVRLCDLDEKGSCLMEDSEMWQDLDLPNSLPEISDFELDSEVAHLDNILHDSRGGGGPVSGLLKETKPLVGNGVNCNNVNGTDQQHQPIHHQQQQQHHLLQHQLHHQQQPAPLLSSVMIKEEKDPDDSFIHIRTPGVVKQEKQENTGFCQSQCLQSSMSSLHGGSSMSSPMEGASYLYRANPSSTVGLQDQEPFGMYSNLPLVGETWARGNRFGESSGLQRGDDGLPSAAALASFSVNFSSIHRT